GTGGCGCGCCTGCTGCGTTCTTCCATCGTCAAGGGCGAAGCGACGCCCTTTGTTATGGAACTGCCGCCGTACCGCATGCCCACACTGTTCAGCCTGTTGCTGCACTGCTGGGAACGCGCCTGGATGTACCTCAAAAAGGCCGGTACCATACTGGTGGCCATTTCCATCATCATCTGGGCGGGCATGACCTTCCCCAAAATGCCCGAAGATATGGCCGCGCCCTTTGAGCAGAAGATCGAGCAGCTTGAAGCCCAGATCGCCGCCTTCCCCGAAGGCGCTGAAGAGCGTACCGCCCTTGAGGAAGAGCTGACCGGCGTGCGCGACGAACAAGGTGAAGAAGAGCTGGCTTACTCCATTGCCGGACGCCTGGGCAAGGCTATCGAGCCTGCCACCATGCCCGTGGGCTTTGACTGGCGTACCGACATTGCCCTGCTGGCAGGCGTTGCCGCCAAGGAAGCCATTGTGTCCACCCTTGGCACGGCCTACGCCATTGGCGCGCAGGATCCCGAAGACGCCGCTCCCCTGGCCGAACGCCTGAAGAGCGACAGCAACTGGTCAAAGGCCACGGCGCTTTCCCTCATGCTGTTCGTGCTTATGTATTCTCCCTGCTTTGTGGCGCTCGTGGTCATCAAGCAGGAAGCGGGCAGCTGGGGTTGGCTGATTTTCAGCATGGTCTTCAATACGGCTGTAGCCTATGTGGTCGCCCTGGTGGCCTACCAGGTGGGCCGTTCCGTCTGGGGGGGATAATAGGGGATAATATGTTGCCTGCCTGCCGCGCCAGGGCCGTTTGAGCCTTTTGCACGGCATGGGCCCCGGGGCGTAACCCGCTCCGCCCGAAGGCAAATGCCCTCGTAACAGAGTGTCAGTCTTTCCATATATGCCCGTGCCGCGCCTTGACAAAAGGCTTGCGGCACGGGCATTGTTTTTGGGTTATCGGTACCTGTATAACAGGCTTTCGGTTTTGGAATTTTGGGCAGAGTACCCTTGGGGTAGACATCCTCAAGGGCTGAAGCGGTTTTATCTTTAAAAAATTCTATTTTCGTTAGAATCAAAGCCATGTTACGGTGTGCTGCACTTTCGTGCAGTAGTAGAGCATGTGACCTTTTTCAAAGGTAAAATGCCCAAACGACCAGGCTGCGTTTGCGGCTTTGGCGGCTTGTCTGTCCATGCGGCGATGGGCATAACGTGCACGTATTCAAGACGCGCACCGGGGGTTGTATGCTGATCCGGATTTTTTGTCTCTGTCTGACCATCTGCCTTGCCTTGGCAAGCCTTCCGGCCCTTGCCTGGGACGCCAGGGTTGTCCGTGTGGAGGATGGCAACACCATTTCCGTCAGCAAGACCGGCAAAAGCGATGACGCCGAGGTGGTGCTGCGGTTTTATGGCATAGAGGCCCCGACCCTGAACCAGCCCTTCGGGGCGGAAGCTCGTCAACGCCTTGCCGAGATCATGCCGCGAGGCACAAGGGTAACGGTGGAACCCGTGGGCGAGAGCGAGTCGGGCACCATAAGCGCGCTTATTCAGGTTGGGGGCGCATCTGTTAACTATCAGCTGGTGATGGAAGGGCTGGCCTGGATTGACAGACAAAATTGCAGGGCTATCTTTTGCCGCCGCTGGATGATACAGGAACACCAGGCTGTTGTAGAGAAGCGGGGCGTGTGGGGCCTGAAAATAGGCACTCCGCCCTGGCAGTGGGGCAGATAAAACAACCGGAGCAGATATGAATGTCACGGGTTCGCAGGAATTGCGGGAATTTCTTGATGGCTGGAAAATCGACCCCCAGAATGCCAAGGCGGCTTTTACAGCCTATATGGACTTTCTGGCCGCGCACAGCGGCATGAGTTTTACCTTCAAGGCCAGACCCGGCGTGAGCTACTCGTTGCGCGCCCGGCACGCCGCCCAGACCAAACGTGAACTCTTTGTGCTGCTTGACGTGGTGGACGATGAGCCGGATAATCGCTGGCTGTCTGTCTGCTTTTACAACAACATGGTCACGGACGCTGAAGACAAGGGCGACTTTGTGCCCGATGGCCTGATGGACGAGGATGCCCGCTGCTTCAACCTTGAAAAAGACGACGCCCACATGCGTGACTACATTATGGCCCGTCTGGCCGAAGCAGCACGCAACGCCGATAAAAACGTGGAGTAACATGCTCGCTGTACATGCCGCGCCCTGCGTGGCCATAGATTTTGAAACCTCCGGGTACGCGGCCCACAGCGCCTGTGCTGTGGGCCTTGCCCGTATTGAGGACGGGAGCGTTGTGGACCGGCTTTACAGCCTCATACGCCCGCCGTCTTCCCGGGTCATGTTTACGGAAATCCACGGGCTCACCTGGCCCATGCTCAAAGACGCGCCCACCTTCGCCGAAGTCTGGCCTCAAATGAAAGCCTTCATGGACGGGGCCGACGCGTTGCTGGCGCACAACGCCTCTTTTGACAGGCGCGTGTTGCAGGCCTGCTGCCGCGAGGCCGGGGCCGAAACTCCCAGATACCATTTTTTGTGTACGCTCAAGGGCGCGCGGCGCAGCCTGCCCCTGCCTTCCAAGAAGCTCAACCAT
This DNA window, taken from Desulfovibrio sp. 86, encodes the following:
- a CDS encoding thermonuclease family protein, translating into MLIRIFCLCLTICLALASLPALAWDARVVRVEDGNTISVSKTGKSDDAEVVLRFYGIEAPTLNQPFGAEARQRLAEIMPRGTRVTVEPVGESESGTISALIQVGGASVNYQLVMEGLAWIDRQNCRAIFCRRWMIQEHQAVVEKRGVWGLKIGTPPWQWGR
- a CDS encoding 3'-5' exonuclease translates to MLAVHAAPCVAIDFETSGYAAHSACAVGLARIEDGSVVDRLYSLIRPPSSRVMFTEIHGLTWPMLKDAPTFAEVWPQMKAFMDGADALLAHNASFDRRVLQACCREAGAETPRYHFLCTLKGARRSLPLPSKKLNHVCEHFGIALDHHNAESDAAACAEVYLRLRAMGVTDGQMRL